Proteins from a genomic interval of Drosophila melanogaster chromosome 2R:
- the Fbxo42 gene encoding F-box protein 42, with translation MDASRYKVDGENDNCGATLAAVNLNVLPDEILEFIFTYLPPYGDLEHCSLVCKRWHAIVKNLVRRSRHNLEKGLIDFRLRWEVFSQQTVNGGAGALLSFIAGRFAHSAVRQDNSMYVFGGGSSSDTTFNDLWRFDLTHMRWARPVATGTYPSPKGSASMVAWRNQLILFGGWRYPSLHPPYQPWCLFDELHYYDLGKNRWLLRSSLSSPPPMAGHSATVHGDRMVVFGGYQIKDDFNVNSNDTWVLDLPEQRWWQPLFVGNTRPSPRYGQIQVELGRNHLLIVGGCGGANRVYTDAWLLDMTRDVWSWKSIAVRNKRFGAVHMWCNPGCKVNNYLVVVGPSPNMPQDFQMMKQSRVPVVGGRGPPPPNPLQNVPPRGYRIPVPDRRLGGGGLGGPGQNRGGNIRPGVGGAAAALGPQEQYLANRRAILNQHMQQAQQFLHNSNVNNNNNNYQPRSGRLSDLHAPPAAAAAASPPSPPVRPNAPPSPADGDVDAAQRLQRNLALRCRDNEPRLPKRFDELYEDPFRMAAFNVPTRSRSASRDHNERIRRMEEKMNAIRNSRRSAPAAAQVEPQPLRAPSPKRLRCNVQSLFVCDISGILDSSEPALEWVEYKNFGVLKGAPDRLILSSLIAGNGELILFGGVHKETLTDITHHVSNSIHFLSVPRDII, from the exons ATGGACGCGAGCAGATACAAGGTCGACGGCGAGAACGACAATTGCGGGGCGACCTTGGCCGCTGTAAATCTGAATGTCCTTCCCGATGAGATACTGGAGTTCATATTCACCTACCTGCCACCCTACGGCGACTTGGAGCACTGCAGCCTGGTGTGCAAGCGATGGCACGCCATTGTGAAGA ACCTTGTGCGTCGTTCCAGACACAATCTCGAGAAGGGCCTCATCGACTTTCGACTGCGCTGGGAGGTGTTTTCCCAGCAGACAGTCAATGGCGGGGCAGGAGCACTATTATCCTTTATTGCCGGAAGATTTGCTCATTCGGCTGTGCGGCAAGACAACTCCATGTACGTATTCGGCGGTGGATCCTCGTCGGACACCACCTTCAACGATCTGTGGCGCTTTGATTTGACGCACATGCGGTGGGCGCGGCCAGTGGCCACAGGAACCTATCCCTCGCCCAAGGGCAGTGCATCAATGGTGGCGTGGCGGAACCAGCTGATACTCTTTGGCGGATGGCGATACCCCTCGCTACATCCGCCCTACCAACCATGGTGCTTATTTGACGAGCTGCACTACTACGATCTTGGAAAGAACCGTTGGCTGCTGCGAAGCTCCCTATCTTCCCCACCACCGATGGCTGGACACTCGGCCACGGTACATGGCGATCGGAtggtagtttttggtggttaCCAGATCAAAGACGATTTCAATGTGAACTCGAACGACACATGGGTACTGGATCTGCCGGAGCAGCGCTGGTGGCAGCCGCTCTTTGTGGGCAACACGCGACCCAGTCCGCGATACGGACAAATACAGGTGGAGTTGGGAAGGAACCATCTGCTGATCGTGGGAGGATGTGGCGGTGCCAATCGCGTGTACACTGATGCCTGGCTGCTGGACATGACCAGGGATGTATGGAGCTGGAAGTCTATTGCTGTGCGCAACAAGCGCTTTGGAGCCGTCCACATGTGGTGCAATCCCGGTTGCAAGGTCAACAACTACCTGGTGGTCGTGGGCCCATCGCCCAACATGCCGCAGGACTTCCAAATGATGAAGCAAAGCAGAGTCCCCGTCGTTGGAGGCCGTGGACCTCCGCCGCCGAATCCTCTTCAAAATGTACCTCCAAGGGGATACCGGATACCAGTTCCGGATCGTCGACTAGGTGGAGGTGGATTGGGTGGACCTGGCCAAAATCGCGGAGGAAACATCCGTCCTGGAGTGGGAGGTGCAGCAGCTGCACTGGGTCCTCAAGAACAGTATTTGGCTAACCGGAGAGCAATTCTTAATCAACACATGCAGCAAGCGCAGCAATTCCTGCACAACAGCAATGtgaacaataataacaataattaccAACCGCGCTCGGGAAGATTGAGTGATCTGCATGCCCCGCCAGCTGCGGCTGCAGCTGCTTCTCCTCCATCCCCGCCAGTGCGACCAAATGCTCCGCCATCTCCCGCCGACGGCGATGTGGATGCCGCACAGCGTTTGCAAAGAAATTTAGCTCTAAGGTGTCGTGATAATGAACCTAGGCTACCAAAACGTTTCGATGAGCTCTATGAG GATCCCTTTCGAATGGCCGCCTTCAATGTGCCCACACGATCGCGGAGTGCTTCGCGGGATCACAACGAGCGAATACGACGCATGGAGGAGAAGATGAACGCCATTCGCAATTCGCGACGCAGCGCACCGGCGGCCGCCCAAGTGGAACCACAACCGCTGCGCGCACCCTCGCCCAAACGATTGCGCTGCAATGTGCAATCCCTGTTCGTGTGTGACATCTCCGGCATTTTGGACAGCAGCGAACCCGCCCTCGAGTGGGTGGAATACAAAAACTTCGGAGTGCTTAAGGGTGCTCCGGATCGGCTAATCCTCTCGAGCCTCATTGCTGGCAACGGCGAGCTCATCCTCTTCGGGGGCGTGCACAAGGAGACACTAACGGACATCACACATCATGTGTCCAATTCCATACACTTCCTGAGTGTGCCACGTGATATTATCTAA
- the MED16 gene encoding mediator complex subunit 16 yields the protein MTILYKVEGKEFSKDSVFPHKKVLCSVSARNIVAFSALQSAIFPASHGGDAGDGSLPGAGLAVGASNSHVYVCDIVTPWEYYKVCSSKSLISVLQWSPNGEQLLLGYVGGRVEIWQPRNQSINLWVLQYYATVPSEDIIEAQFFQNGKGVIFNALKKDHTYYAEKFERVEQQRPTLSGFGGVASEGCVLLTSSGLLAAFSLPAIQKTSAAGADGPAHEVVELTPALHSIGISRSFIEHCSMTPSPSGALNIAFSCGWQQQLVQCFKVSLSLEGELGLEQHLAIKSESQTSIFLGPLDGRRISHLKWTRIANEDVIFIAYACPDGAGSQLEQWTLTRRHQSVHALLQGGGGANNKPNEFVQSESWEQVGKVQLNASLADISVTRLSVSTPDSCQVYAILQDNSVQVLEPNSMKQLNHTQFDRLSDASGAVKFVSGDLTPSSQILLIFDSHAQLYAMQAPLPKQGGSGLLLLEYCIVTGCDASDVLLLNLGNLEALVEKLTDNFTRQPSFVRHFYYANFLALKSNICRMQQQEFDNLIILHAISTTFKSLLRPSDLGFQDKGPADNLAIKLAESIPDVDTVMLNLDAKDFTVEPVMLQSLQQLIQWVTDLALNMLHRLPEEVMKTKLSGKRPSYDISRDIVAISSLRELLVMIRIWGLLNTQCLPVYTKTMDNIDVLVILFRLLTRLAQNPAEPDEMLLDECSLLSKQLLIPQPTKFNPTTLLSAQGFAAVKSGQLQFTSMEEPTCLQDMETEEVVFASSVKDGVSNLQLGARPSHIRRCARCGFVFVNNASKVAKTSALKAWFSKWLHCHCGGFWKQVH from the coding sequence ATGACGATTTTGTACAAAGTGGAGGGCAAGGAGTTCAGCAAGGACAGCGTTTTTCCGCACAAGAAGGTCCTCTGCTCAGTCTCCGCACGGAACATCGTTGCGTTTAGCGCCCTCCAGAGCGCCATATTTCCGGCTTCCCACGGAGGAGATGCCGGCGATGGATCCTTGCCGGGAGCGGGTTTGGCCGTAGGCGCGAGCAACAGCCATGTGTACGTGTGCGACATCGTGACGCCGTGGGAATACTATAAGGTGTGCTCCTCCAAATCGCTTATCAGCGTCCTCCAGTGGAGTCCCAATGGGGAGCAACTGCTGCTTGGATACGTCGGCGGTCGCGTCGAGATCTGGCAGCCGAGGAACCAGTCAATTAACCTATGGGTGCTGCAGTATTACGCCACCGTGCCCAGCGAGGACATTATAGAAGCACAGTTCTTTCAGAATGGCAAAGGAGTGATCTTCAATGCGCTGAAGAAGGATCACACCTACTATGCGGAGAAGTTCGAGCGGGTGGAGCAGCAGAGGCCCACTCTCAGCGGATTTGGCGGAGTGGCCAGCGAGGGATGCGTGCTACTCACTTCCTCAGGCCTGCTGGCCGCCTTCAGTCTCCCCGCAATCCAAAAGACATCCGCCGCAGGAGCTGATGGTCCTGCCCACGAGGTCGTCGAGTTGACACCCGCGCTCCACAGCATCGGCATATCGCGCAGCTTCATCGAACACTGCAGCATGACGCCAAGTCCATCGGGAGCCCTTAATATCGCTTTCAGCTGTGGCTGGCAGCAACAGTTGGTGCAATGCTTTAAGGTCTCGCTTTCATTGGAGGGCGAACTGGGTCTGGAGCAGCACTTGGCCATCAAATCCGAGTCCCAGACCAGCATATTTCTGGGTCCTCTTGACGGGAGGCGGATCAGTCACCTAAAATGGACGCGAATAGCCAACGAGGATGTGATTTTTATAGCCTACGCTTGTCCAGATGGTGCTGGCAGCCAACTGGAGCAATGGACATTGACACGCCGTCACCAAAGTGTCCACGCCCTTCTCCAGGGTGGAGGAGGTgccaacaacaagccaaatgAGTTCGTGCAATCGGAAAGCTGGGAGCAGGTGGGCAAAGTGCAACTAAATGCATCCTTGGCGGATATCAGCGTTACACGACTATCGGTATCAACGCCGGACTCTTGCCAAGTGTACGCCATTCTGCAGGACAACAGCGTCCAGGTGCTGGAGCCCAACTCGATGAAGCAGCTTAATCACACCCAGTTTGATAGGTTATCTGACGCCAGTGGAGCAGTAAAGTTCGTTAGCGGCGACTTGACACCTAGCAGCCAAATTCTCCTAATCTTTGATAGCCATGCACAACTTTACGCCATGCAGGCACCTCTGCCGAAGCAAGGAGGATCTGGTTTGCTACTTCTGGAATATTGCATCGTTACAGGTTGCGATGCCAGCGATGTGCTACTCCTTAATCTAGGCAACCTGGAGGCTCTGGTGGAGAAGCTAACCGACAACTTTACGCGGCAACCTTCCTTTGTGCGGCACTTTTATTATGCTAATTTTTTGGCCCTCAAGTCCAACATATGCCGCATGCAGCAGCAGGAGTTTGACAATCTCATTATCCTACACGCAATATCCACCACATTCAAGAGCCTCCTGCGACCGTCTGATCTGGGTTTCCAGGATAAAGGACCTGCCGATAACTTGGCCATCAAGCTGGCCGAATCCATTCCGGATGTGGACACCGTGATGCTGAACCTGGACGCCAAGGACTTTACAGTGGAGCCGGTGATGCTGCAAAGTCTACAGCAACTGATTCAGTGGGTCACCGACCTGGCACTCAACATGCTGCATCGTCTGCCCGAGGAGGTAATGAAGACCAAGCTCTCCGGAAAGCGGCCTAGCTACGATATCAGCCGAGACATCGTGGCCATCAGCAGTCTGCGCGAGCTGCTGGTTATGATCCGCATTTGGGGCCTGTTAAACACCCAGTGCCTGCCCGTCTACACCAAGACGATGGACAACATCGATGTGCTAGTGATCTTGTTTCGTTTGCTTACTCGCCTGGCCCAGAATCCTGCAGAACCGGACGAAATGCTGCTGGACGAGTGCAGCCTGCTTTCCAAGCAGCTCCTAATTCCCCAGCCCACCAAGTTCAACCCCACCACGCTGCTGAGTGCCCAAGGATTCGCGGCCGTAAAGTCGGGACAGCTGCAGTTCACCTCCATGGAGGAGCCAACTTGCTTGCAGGACATGGAGACGGAGGAGGTGGTCTTCGCCAGCTCTGTGAAGGATGGCGTGAGCAATCTCCAACTGGGCGCCCGACCCAGCCACATTCGGAGATGCGCCCGCTGCGGATTCGTGTTCGTGAATAACGCCAGCAAAGTGGCCAAGACGTCGGCCCTCAAGGCGTGGTTTAGTAAGTGGCTGCACTGCCACTGTGGGGGCTTTTGGAAGCAGGTTCACTAG
- the CG11275 gene encoding uncharacterized protein, with translation MSISAVDRKEPGSVSSGLGRRYGQLLRGAKYTDCVFHVCEEQVKCHKLILSSASPVFEAMFFGPMQNNEPEPEIEIHDISSAIFKVLVEYIYTGVVDYNGLELVACIELYYAAEKYLLEELIADTLMVITRKLRFANILPALELSVCMGLDGLLEVCMTFFMRCCVNNGQYMSHLKEHYVHVSKECVKAIIAACKEPHKLLIWYVYEWTRQECEQLGLGPSDADLVVHDLGGKTSDWPAASGASDLESPALTPVVLVERCYYKACRPFTVDAETPLFRLRLKCSRFISLMGLVLNSRLTPNLLGHVQQLEYRESLRLDLCEVPAESEGPATSPVWSHVVQSQNTKYNCNLHLGWRREEACVLNPELTYELQIRWDSSAYGAEYPCSLQSCQADGIRFTDEDSFSGSLVKGLRYANLV, from the coding sequence ATGAGCATCTCGGCGGTGGATCGCAAAGAGCCGGGCAGTGTGAGCAGCGGTCTGGGTAGGCGATACGGGCAGCTGCTCCGTGGAGCCAAGTACACAGATTGCGTGTTCCACGTGTGCGAGGAGCAAGTGAAATGCCACAAGCTCATCCTGAGCTCCGCCAGTCCCGTTTTCGAGGCAATGTTCTTTGGTCCCATGCAAAACAACGAGCCCGAGCCGGAAATCGAAATCCACGACATAAGCTCTGCCATCTTCAAGGTGCTGGTGGAGTACATCTACACGGGCGTCGTTGACTACAATGGCCTGGAGCTGGTGGCCTGCATTGAGCTGTACTACGCCGCTGAGAAGTATCTGCTGGAGGAGCTGATCGCCGACACGCTGATGGTTATCACCCGCAAGCTGCGATTTGCCAATATCTTGCCCGCTCTAGAGCTAAGTGTTTGCATGGGCCTCGACGGGTTGCTGGAGGTCTGCATGACCTTTTTCATGCGATGCTGTGTTAATAATGGACAGTATATGAGCCACCTTAAGGAGCACTATGTGCACGTGTCCAAGGAGTGTGTGAAGGCCATAATAGCGGCGTGCAAGGAACCGCACAAGTTACTCATCTGGTATGTTTATGAGTGGACACGACAGGAGTGCGAGCAGTTGGGTCTGGGTCCCAGCGATGCCGACTTAGTAGTGCACGACTTGGGTGGCAAAACAAGCGACTGGCCTGCGGCTTCGGGTGCTAGTGATTTGGAATCACCTGCCCTAACTCCGGTGGTTTTGGTGGAGCGCTGCTATTACAAGGCCTGCAGGCCCTTTACAGTGGATGCAGAAACTCCGCTGTTTCGCTTGCGTCTAAAGTGCTCTAGATTTATCTCCTTGATGGGCTTGGTCCTGAACAGCAGGCTGACTCCCAACCTATTGGGTCACGTCCAGCAGCTGGAGTACCGCGAATCGCTGCGGCTGGACCTTTGCGAGGTGCCCGCTGAAAGCGAGGGTCCGGCCACGTCGCCCGTATGGAGTCACGTTGTCCAGAGCCAGAATACCAAGTACAACTGCAACCTGCATCTTGGCTGGCGACGCGAAGAGGCCTGTGTGCTGAATCCGGAGCTGACCTATGAGCTGCAGATCCGCTGGGACAGCAGTGCTTACGGCGCCGAGTATCCGTGCAGCCTGCAGTCCTGCCAGGCGGACGGAATTCGGTTCACTGACGAGGACAGCTTCAGCGGAAGTCTCGTCAAGGGACTGCGCTATGCCAACCTGGTGTAG
- the CG11170 gene encoding uncharacterized protein, isoform C: MHLSHGQLKVVLILALLQELQVKPQREVFQELFEKDLRLCPDCFVGQSEPCGEIFQKIAEPSDWSRLVKAISLLVDRRAIYFLRLKDRDQEVQLVAKRKIIDAQSNQIKNVKKDFYELEERPGGFHLCRTLAREPRFVSYLEQRGHAAASVWFYMMYYVSPLLMQELHLQGFPVPTTYASCGLTHFQSNAGRTLAHYVDAEEGLRVELALQLIQLSLKLTFGFADFRIILTDFTADNLAYDEDTKKVYLIDLDSVVLVDASFAAGHAEKYEPLTGEGFTFDVSAFCSGHQLDANIYQACLLLRDYLLKNLDNEKLQLLLEQCVACQDDFCDMRFQHAYDLIKVLESNN; this comes from the coding sequence ATGCACCTGTCACACGGCCAACTGAAAGTGGTGCTCATTTTGGCCCtgctgcaggagctgcagGTGAAGCCGCAGCGAGAGGTGTTCCAGGAACTTTTCGAGAAGGATCTGCGCTTGTGTCCAGACTGTTTCGTTGGACAGAGTGAGCCGTGCGGGGAAATCTTCCAGAAAATTGCAGAGCCCTCGGATTGGAGTAGACTTGTGAAAGCCATTTCGTTGCTCGTTGATCGCCGAGCGATTTACTTTCTAAGGCTAAAAGACCGGGATCAGGAAGTCCAGCTGgtggccaaaagaaaaatcaTTGATGCACAGAGTAATCAgataaaaaatgtgaaaaaagaTTTCTATGAACTAGAGGAGCGACCTGGTGGTTTTCATCTCTGCCGAACTCTGGCAAGGGAACCCCGCTTTGTTTCGTACTTGGAGCAGCGTGGACATGCTGCCGCCAGTGTGTGGTTCTACATGATGTACTACGTTAGTCCGCTGCTTATGcaggaactgcatctgcaggGATTTCCAGTGCCTACCACCTACGCCTCCTGCGGACTAACACATTTTCAATCCAATGCAGGACGTACTTTAGCTCATTACGTCGATGCTGAAGAAGGTTTGCGTGTGGAGCTGGCTCTCCAGTTGATCCAGCTCTCCCTCAAGCTGACTTTTGGATTCGCGGACTTTCGCATTATCTTAACCGATTTCACGGCCGATAATTTGGCTTACGACGAAGACACCAAGAAGGTGTACCTCATTGATTTGGACTCCGTGGTCCTGGTGGACGCTTCGTTCGCAGCAGGACATGCCGAAAAGTACGAGCCGCTGACCGGCGAGGGATTCACATTTGATGTCTCTGCATTCTGCTCCGGCCATCAGCTGGATGCCAATATCTACCAGGCGTGCCTTTTGCTAAGGGATTACTTGCTTAAGAATTTGGACAACGaaaagctgcagctgctcctggAGCAGTGTGTAGCATGCCAAGATGACTTCTGTGATATGCGTTTCCAACATGCTTACGACCTAATAAAAGTGCTGGAAAGCAATAATTAA